The following are from one region of the Salmo trutta chromosome 20, fSalTru1.1, whole genome shotgun sequence genome:
- the LOC115156282 gene encoding trace amine-associated receptor 13c-like: MEKHEDVQYCFQDRNSSCRKALISTSIYITLYIFFSLISAVTVFLNILVIISISHFKQLHTPTNLLILSLAVSDLLVGLIVIPVVTVAIMEPCWGFGEHFCVFQFYISYLCTSLSLGNLVLISIDRYVAVCDPLLYHSKITITRIMCCISITWCCCIIYRAAIIKNFVNVQVQRRCLKECVILERLNWVTLIDLVITMVVPCSVIIRLYMKIFVVARSQARKVFSKEAASVSGVKTVQANKSERKATKTLSIVVFNYLICWIPSLFVFFFLSFLIEDVLSFIISFLPLVNSLINPIIYALFYPRFKITFKHILTLKFRFS; encoded by the coding sequence ATGGAGAAGCATGAAGATGTTCAATACTGTTTCCAAGACAGAAACTCTTCTTGCAGAAAGGCTTTGATATCAACATCTATATACATAACACTGTACATCTTCTTCTCATTGATTTCAGCAGTTACAGTATTTTTGAACATACTGGTGatcatctccatctctcacttCAAGCAGCTCCACACTCCAACCAACCTGCTCatcctctctctggctgtgtcaGATCTCCTGGTGGGACTGATTGTGATACCAGTAGTGACTGTAGCAATAATGGAACCATGCTGGGGGTTTGGTGAACATTTTTGTGTGTTTCAATTCTACATCTCTTATTTATGTACTTCTTTATCTCTGGGTAATTTGGTCTTGATATCTATTGACCGCTATGTTGCTGTGTGTGATCCCTTATTGTACCActctaaaataacaataacaagaatTATGTGTTGTATATCCATTACATGGTGTTGTTGTATCATATACCGTGCTGCTATTATAAAAAACTTTGTAAATGTACAGGTACAAAGAAGGTGTTTAAAGGAATGTGTTATTTTAGAACGGTTAAATTGGGTTACGTTAATTGACCTTGTAATTACAATGGTTGTCCCGTGCTCTGTTATTATAAGACTTTATATGAAAATCTTTGTGGTGGCCAGATCACAGGCCAGAAAGGTATTTTCAAAAGAGGCTGCCAGTGTGTCTGGTGTTAAAACTGTACAGGCAAATAAGTCTGAGAGAAAAGCAACAAAAACTCTTTCTATTGTTGTTTTCAACTATTTAATTTGTTGGATTCCATCTctatttgtttttttctttctttcttttttaattGAAGATGTTTTATCATTTATCATCAGCTTTTTGCCACTTGTTAACTCCTTAATTAATCCAATAATTTATGCCTTATTTTATCCACGGTTcaaaattacatttaaacataTTTTAACTCTGAAGTTCAGATTTTCATAG